The sequence below is a genomic window from Cicer arietinum cultivar CDC Frontier isolate Library 1 chromosome 6, Cicar.CDCFrontier_v2.0, whole genome shotgun sequence.
atttggatcaaaTCATTGAGGTCTCACAATCGATACATACCAAACTACTGACAAATTTCAGAGAATATTACAAGAACACATGCATATATTTCTCCTGAATTTCTAGCATTGTTGGTTTTCCCATGATGTTCTTTCCCGAAGGCCAAAATTCAACTTGATTCTTAGCTCCTTTCACActgttatataaatatatattaataattgaatgaCAAGTTTTAAAGATGTTTCAATAATTCAATGTGAAAATGTCTAAAATCATACgtggctatatatatatataaattggttCCAGTATGAACGATCGCGCCACATATTTCACATAAAGATTCTTCTATTCTTATGTACCCTTGTGTTTTGTAATCGCCCCTACTATGTGTACCTAAATTTTTGCGTAAACTTCATCTTCGTAATAAATTATCACGCACGTTTGTAAATTAACACATTGATAAAATAGTAGTATATAACATGACGACTCCCATTTTTTTATTACACTTGCACTACCATTTGATGTTACTATACTactattgtttattttttattttcatataatcaattaaaaatctCGGTGATTAACGGTGGCATATTTAACTCCAATGGTTTGctttaatagtaaaaataaaggTATTAAGTTAATAAATTGGATTCGATACACACGGGCGTCattgaattatttgaaagagaaaaatgtaaatcaatttataaatgttatgtACGCCATAAGTTTTTCTTAATTTAGACTGTGACACCATCCTCTCAATCTactttatttcattaaaaattaaatactattttGTACGAGAAAAAAATGAAGGTTTTAAAATAGATCACTTTAACACCCatttatctataattttaaaaaatattaaaattgatttttttatcaacCATTTATAACAAGACAATTCATATTCTTacatttcattaaaataatttgtatcaTTCAGCATCACTAAAAAAAACATTCGCACATTTGAATGAGATTGCGAATCACGTAGCCCACGGTGCTAGACTTAAACAAACGAAATAAAATCACACGTTACAATTTGCCAAGCAGCTAGTTGgtatattgtttttataatatacTTTTGGTCACGCCACCAGCATCCCAATCGACTctaaactatatattatatgATCATAAGCTCGATCCCACCACCAGTTCCCATAACATTCTCAATAATTAATGGTAACCATAACAAAGTatgtcaataattaatatttaaatagggATACATGCATATATGtcttattaatatttatgtgaGAAAAATCAATTTTCCCTTCcgtcaaaaaaaagaaaatcaatcttctccacacacacacacacgtaTATATATAGTACTATCGTATGCTAGTGTTTTCATTGACATTATATAATTGGTCATTCACACCGTGACTCTCACATATAGTCATATATGGAACCAGAACATTATTTTCCTTCTGCTGCACTCTGCTCTACCAGGTGTTTTGTggaatcaaatacatcaatttttttaattaaattcatatttattaacaaattaattaattaaatttgttataataaatGTATAGGTGGTGGTCGAAGGAGACGGTGGCGGTGGTGACAGGAGGAAACAAGGGAATAGGATTTGCTGTTGTGAAGCGTCTTGCAGAGGTAGGAGTAAATGTAGTATTAACTGCTAGAGACAAGCAAAAAGGAGAAGGTGCTTTGAAGAGGCTTAGAGAACAATTAGGCGTTGCTGCATCTCAAATCCACTTTCTACTCCTTGATGTCTCAGATCCCAATTCTATTAAAACCTTTGCATCCTCCTTCAAAGCCAAATTTGGTCCCACCTTGGACATTCTTGTATGTATATATTCATTCAActaattacatttaattaattaattttaggaaAATGAATATGCATATGCATGTGATTAGGTAAACAATGCGGGTGTATCATTCAATGAGCTGGACGAGAATTCAGTGGGGCACGCGGAATGCGTCATCAAAACAAACTTTTATGGTCCCAAATTTGTAATTGAGGCACTTCTTCCCCTCTTTCGTTCCTCTTCTTCTTCCGTCACGCGTATTCTCAATGTTAGCTCAAGACTCGGTTCTCTCAATGTACGTAcataattaatactatttaaaTATTACTTGTTGCTCACATTTATATATGCAtgctcaaattattattataagcaGAAGATGAGAAACGAGGAGATGAAAAAATGTCTAGAGAATGAGGAGTTGAAGGAAGAGGAGATAGAAGAAATGGTGAAAAAGTTTCTAAGAGATGTGAAAAATGGGACATGGAAGAGTGAAGGGTGGCCATCCTATTGGACAGATTATGCGGTTTCCAAGCTAGCTTTAAATGCATACTCTAAAGTATTGGctaagaataataataactataaattaggaagtaataatttgaagatgaGTGTGAATTGTTTTTGCCCTGGCTTCACAAAAACATCTATGACAAAAGGAAAAGGCACTCACACTGCTGATCAAGCTGCTTCTCTTGCTGCCACTCTTGTCTTGCTTCCATCACACCACTTGCCTACAGGGAAATTCTTCTTGCTCCGAAATACCAACAATCTTGCTAATTCTAAACTTTGATCATCTTTATTATCATTCTCATTGCCACGCCCACTAAacaaatcttttttttattactctATAAATCAATGTTAAATATTAGTttactttatcttttttattttattttaacataatagACAGAAAAGTAATGCCTAGTATATGTTATGTTTATCCAACCTAGATTAATGTCATTATCAACTTTAATTTataggtttttaattaatcaaatcGTCTCAAcaagcaattaattaatttgactaaGACTTAAAAAGACTAGTCCAAAGATATATTCTTCTATTACAAGTTGGCTATTGTGACATGTGTGTGCCAATTTCTTTTACCAAAATGTTGTCATtctatttatttagataaaatagtaaaacgttcttaaacaaatataattgtATAACGTCAGCATTAATTGCAAGAAGAGCATGAAAGGATTGAAATATCCATAAATTCAAAAGAGAAATGGACCGGCAGTGCAAAGGAACCActaacaaaacaaaatcaataatattcaaaacaAGATGGTAATTAAAACATAGATAGTTTGGTTGGCGAATTAAATAACACCAAATGAATATTGAATATTCAATAAGTCACTTCCATCTTATCTGCTAACATTTTCCTTTCCTATTAATAGATTAACGGCTATCATTTACCGGTAAAAAGAATATTCAAAACAAGAGACTCAATTCAATTAATACTTACTTTATTTTAGGATATGATAAATATGTAATGCTTAAAATGTTTGTTCATACTTTGATAAGACTTTGAAGTGAATTATTGATGTTATAcagagaaaataaaatgttaactaataaagatttatttgtagaaataataaaaataatttttaacatttttaatttaaaaaaaaattacatataattattcactttaaaattctcttataaatttaataacaaGTATAAttaacattgatttttttttaaatataattattttcacaaaacaaattttatccAATTGTTTGAGGGAggaactttatatatatatatcaactcATCTTAGACAGTAAAATAAGTAATACTAACTATAATACTAACTATTGATCTATACACTTTACCACTTTCTCACATTAAAGAGaatgtcaattattttttacaacgTAGAAATATACTTCTAAAATATGTaggttgttttttttataaaaaatgtggTTTTTAGAAAGATGTGGGGGTGAAAATAGTCCCTTGTTTTATCTCAAACTCTTTTTGGGCTAGATCAAAACCGAACTAAGACCCGCAGCATCAACCATGCGTAGTTTGGTGGATAACTCAGTTCTGAAAATTATACTCATACCCCCATATTTGACCTCAAAAcccattttatctttttttaataatcaataaACTTGCCATAGGAAAACTTGAAACATGTTATGCAGGGAAGTTTTCCTGATGGTAGTGTtgaaaaaaactttaatatccgaaaacttaattttaaatttgtcgaAACATAAATGtattatgaaaaatttaaagtatatttttctaaaataaatgcGTTCTGCAAACTAAATTTGTATGGTTTTTAGAATacatttagattttaaaatcaTGCTTAAGTAACTTGGTTGGTAAGTTAAAGAAGCTAAAAGAGTACTAAAAAGGAGGCATgagattcaaattcaaaaaattaacataatcaTTGATTTTTAACAGttgcatattaaaaaaatatctgtGCTTcagtaaatttaaaatttaagtttttcagACCACAAAAgtgttttgaaaaattcaaattttaaattttttagaaaactgtttttgataagattaaattttaaaattttagaaatactaatgtatttttgaaaaacctacacttttaattttttagaacaCAAATGGAATATGATGGAGTAGGACTAGtttgttgattttttaaaaaataaagaaggatAAAATAGATAGTTTGGATAGAATATAGGTAGAAGTACAATGAAAAGAGAGTGTTTCTTTTTCCATCTTAGTATTCTCAAATACACTATATATGTTCACCAATCCGAAAAACGTGTAAAATATACATTCAGATCAATCAATCCATATAAAATCTGGGAGTTTTTAGAAGATTCGGTGGtggaaaaataaacttttatgaAATGGGTCATAATTTTCTTGAGTTATagatgataaaaaatatatgaaaattttactcTATACTTCCACATTTGTAACTTGTGTAgtggaaaatttaaaaaaaatcctgAAAAGAATGAATTATGTTTTACTGATTTCTATACCGATAAATTCAAATAGtgaaaatctatattttttaatatttatatggtaacatttatgtctttttctttaatttgtaaGATACAGAATAATTTAGGCGTACATCGTAAAATTTTCAAAGTCCATCAGCCAAGAATGCAAAAAGCCCAAAACAGAACCCGTCAAAGCCCCATTAGTTAGAACAGTATGGAATGGCAGTTTTGTAATTTTGCATTATTTCCGCCGCACCAAATTAGGGTTTACCGTTCCCAACTCCGCACACAATGCCACTCTATAAAACGCAAAACTGCAGACTCTACTAACCCATCAATAATCACCATTAGTCACTGTTAAAATCTCCTTATcaccttgttttttttttctatgcttcttaattttaatttcaacgtctttttgtttgtgttgatttgttatgcgtaatttttaataaaagttataaataaaagCCAATTTGCAGAGCAAGAGCGTGGATAAATGGCGCAACTTGCATTGAAGGTTGGCAAAAACAATTTCCAATGGCGATTCTCCGTGCCtatcaaatttatttagttttgaaTATGGCCTCGAACAAGTCGCTACATTAACcctttttctttaatttctttaattaatgACGTAATTTTGTATGtttcttatattgataattgaTTTAGACTTGTAAGTCTCTGGTTTTAATTTGGAAACACTACCATGATTTCATCGGCTTGATGTTAGGTCTTTTTCTCTTTGAAAATAGTAAGTTAGAAGAACTGTGTTTTCTATGCCATGTTTATTTACCAAAACTTATATATACTGTTTTTTGTGAAAATTTAATAGAAGTTCATCttagatttttaaattcaaagtTAACACATTCACTATGTACAATctaaagtttataaaaaaaataaagtaaaaattcaGTGAATGTGTTTATTGGTATGTGTTTAACTTTGAATCGTAGCTTATATAAGAAAactaaaaagttaatattttacaaaactaGAGGATCTAAAAgtgtatttaaaatttaagaaacTTAAATAATTCGTCGGGATACAACTtacaatataaacaaataaaaattatctttagTGGATTCAAATGgcgaagaaaaaaataatttaaaacgaATATAATTGCACAATTAAAATTGTCACAAGAACCCTAAAAACGACGATCagattaaatattaattgtataatatattaaaaatatataatttatttatttaaatatgatttaattaaaggAAAGAAGTTTGagaattaattgaattaaatattatttaattaatagtaatttgtttctaattaaaagaatttaattaaatataaatactataagactaattttgagaatagttaaaaataaaagtcttAAGATTTTAGTAGGTCATCCTTTATAATTATGATTGCCTGTTCACTAAATACTATAAGGCTAGTGTCTTTTGTACTTGTCTGGACTATACTTTAATGTTTTATATGTGATTAATAGTTTAATCATAATATAATTATTGGGATTGTTCTGGAAAGagaatcaaatttataaaaccCTCTTAAATCTCATGGTTTTCAAAGGGTACAAACAAAACTTGAAATTTGGTTAAATATGTCATTGgcttttaaattagttttttcttttgttttttattctcGCGCCATTCACAAGAATTGTCGTTCTCACAAATTAAGAAGAACTGTGAGTTATTTCTTTTgtatcatattaaatattttatttataatatttatttattttaattatcaataaaatataattttgtttttattaatatactgTAATTTAGTGAATCTcaatttatttaacattttattaaagACTAATTTATTTTCACGGTAGTTATACTTTAAaggttttttattattatattttttttatatcaattaatatattatatattaaaatttatatattaaaatttattttttattttttattttttattttcaagagGTCGCATCTTTATCATTCGACCATCtaaggataatttttttaatgtcgcATCTTTAGGATGCGTCCATCTACTAAAAGACCTGGTGTAAAACAGTATGACAAAGGATCAAACTCGGTTTCAACTTTTGAAAATCTATTAGAATTAGGGGTGTACGTGGGTTAAGTTGGACTCGTTTCGACAAAATCCAATCGATTATCTTTGGGTTGGGTTAAGTTCTAAACtcgtatttttttcatttaacctGAACTAAACCGACCCGATCAAGAACGGATTGGGTTGacttatacataaataataacatgttttttattttatgacaaaatttaattaatgaaattatatttaatacttgaatCTCTcgaaaactataaaatttaaatcacatcattcaattatttaaaaaaaaccaacaacttctcatacacaaaaataaatccaacaatcttcaaatacataaataaatttaacaatgtaaatcaataaaatatgaaaattcatCAACTCTAAGCAATGTCAACTTCAAATCCAAACACTTAACAAGTTCCTCAAATTATGCAAGGGAACAATTGAGAATTTGtaaaaacaaatatcaataaaaaaagtgaagagataaagaagaagaaataataaataaataaataaaatatgcatGAAACAAAGCAATAACATAAGAACGTGGACGCAGATATGGCGCAGAAGAAGAAGGTGGATGACAACTGCTGAAAATCTACATAACAAGAAGAATGAAATCCTATTGGGCAAgccaaacaattttttaaaaagaattataacTAGTTACCGGATCGAGTCTACGGGTCGACGGATTCAAATTGTTGAACCCATTATCCAAACCAAATATAAGTGGGTTTCAACAGATAGAGTTGAGTCGGACCCGAAGTGACCGGGTACAGGTAAAAATTGTGTTGGGTTGAGTTGATTGATTGGGTTGACGGGTCGACCTGCACCCATGTACACTAGTTAACATAAAATGAACAAAAGacgaatgttttttttataaaaaaaatatatattaaatacacTAGCACTAAATTAAAAGTCTCAAATTGATaacatttattcaaaaaataaattatttttggtatttttatttgaagaaaaaaaatgtgattattTATATTATGCAAATATCTGTGTTagtatttttctatatattattttatttatattaacaaaatcttaatttaaaatttaaaaacattaacAAAAGCAGCATATACttatttttgaatgaaaaaaaattcaaatatgaattatagaaaataaattggtagaaaaatacttatttatgAAAACTCAAGTAACTTGAGTCAGATGTAAAATACACAGGACTATCGTTTACGAAAGAAAGAATACATTCAATTACACATTACCGGCCCATTTTCCCGTATAAACTATTTTTGAACAACactatttatttttgacaagGTCGCAAGACTAAGATGCAATTAAGTGAAGGCAGATCGCATTCATGGATtggcataaatttttttaataaataaaaactagaacatagttaattaaaatttaatatttttttatatttttttatttaatatattatgtttgattttattaatataatataaattttttatttatttattagaatgtAAAATAGGAGAAGAAATAAGATggagttattaatttattttttcaatagacTGCAAAATATGAGAAGTTGTTTTCTTTAATACATCTACTCAACCacattaaatttaatacatatattttttcatttaatattttttattttattttattaatttaaccaTGCGACCTCTTATACCAGTGAAAAAACATCATTCAATAATAAactcaaaattgaaaaaacatttattatataaattctgaaatttatcataaaagagtagatcaagtaaaattataaagacTTAGTAGTAATTTTACCAAAGTTGGCCAAGTTGTAGACATAATATGCAAACAATAtaaagttgttattttattttttattttttttatgttaactttttttaacataatatgaTAAACCTGTTATTGTTGAATCTTGTCCATGCTCTTAATTATGAATTTGTGATGCAGTATACCTCCTATACCAATGTAGCTTATTCTAATTTTAAGATATAGATGtatataaacaataaatttcTATGACACTCAAAATACTTATCCTACATATGCACAAACCATAGAActaaattttctttatcatcAAAATTGCAAGAAACACACGTCAACTTATACTTAGAAAGATCACTACCACaaagaaaagggaaaaaaaatagCATTTCTATTACTACAGCTGCCCCCTGATTGCTTAAGCTTAACAGACCACGCAAGAGAACAATTGTTTCACCTTACAGTGACATATAACATTAAACCCCAAACAAAAATGACAAACTGAATTTTCATCTATTCAACCTTGGTCCAAGTAGAGTTGCTGGAAGATTCAATCTACTCCTTATGAAATGCTCAGAGTAGTACTTCCCTGTCATGAATCCAACTGAATTGAAGTTTTGATGATTCCTTTGCTCTTCCTAGAGCTCTCTCCTCCAGCCTTCTGATTCTTGGTGGCAGCCCACAAACATACTCCTGTGCCTTTCGTCCCTCACCTGAAAGGCCAGTTATGTCCGCCACCTTCCACCTCCCAACCAGAAACTCGAGTATATCAGCATAGTCCTTGGCAGTGTAAACCCCGATACGCTGGGCAACGGCGGAATAATTATCAAACAGGTTGTCGTCTCGGCCATCATACATCAGGTGTGCTGGCATAGCAATTTTCTTCCTCATCATGTCAGCAAATGCCATAACTGTTCCATCAGGATCAATCTCAAATAGCTTTTCCACTATTTTTGTGTAGGCAGTCTCGTGGCGTTTCTCATCTGAGGCGATCAGACCACAGATCTGAGCCAACTTCATATCCCCGCGTTCCTTAGCAAGCCTGGCTGTGTTTCCATGCGATATAAAGGTTGCCCTCTCTTGAAATGAAGTGTAAATGAAACCAAGGTAGGGGCTATTCTCAGTCCGAGGGTCCTATCCATCAATATCAATCCaaaattagagagaaaaaagattataaatagAACAAGAAACAACTGGTGTGATGATTTGTGAGCAACATAACAGTTTGAGTTAAGTAATGAATTTAAGGGAAGTTTAATCTGTAAATTAGGAATTCATTCCTACATATGATTTTTCCTACATatgatttttaagaattttactGACAGTGACACATTGTTGCATCTCTGGATTcattaataaatcaataaaatgaattatattttaagCACATTTTCTGTATTATATTGACTGTAAAAAACCTAAGGATGAAAAACTTTCTTTGACATTTGCATGATTATGTAATTTATTACTACAATAGCTGAAGACTAAAATCAGCAATAGTAGACGTATACAGATCTTACCATTCCAGAGCCGATCAAGTATTGAATTGTCTTCTCAATTTGTCTCATATCAACACGTCCGGACAAGTAAAGATACTTGTTAAGAAGATCACCGTGTCTGTTTTCTTCAGCTGTCCATGCCCTTGTCCAAACAGCCCAGGGAGTAGGGCTAGCACCTGTTTCATCACGAACTCCGTCCAAAGTGTTGAGCATTGTTTGGTAAGTAGGAAGAGCTTCTTCTGTGATCATATCTCCAACCAGAACAACAAAGTAATCATCTGGAAGCTCTTTCGCTCTCTCCCTTAGTTCCTTCACTTGCTCTTCAAATCCATCAGAGGAAGGATCCGGCAGAAAATCTTGTGGTTGCCAACACTTTTCTACGGGTTTAAGGTGAGTCAATAAGGTTTGTTCAGCCCAACCCTCTAAAgatttgaaaatttcaatctTCTGGGGTGGCATAGAGTGGGTTACTTGAACATGCACTTCTCTGGGAGGTGTGAACGGCTTCTTAATACTTTCAACCTCTCTGCAATGTAGTTTCAAATTACTTTTAGAGCAAAAATACATTACCATTCAAATGATCTTGCACTTGAGAAATTGATTAATACCGTAAAGATTAGTATCATTCATAGTAACAATATTCATAAAAAACTTATGTAGAGTTCATCAAAAGGACAATTTTACAGAACGTGCAATGCGTGCAGCACAATACATGCATAGGTTACTTAAGTAAATCCCCAAAAAAACCCAGCAAAcagtgcaaaaaaaaaaacaaattggaAGTGTTACCAATACTCTGTATTCACCTCAAACAAGATGATCGTGATAAATAAGTGGTAAACATTCATAAAATTCACATATGCATGAATTAAACACTAATAAGCAGAGACTGTATAACAAATCAAACCAAGTAGAAGGTAACATAGACTCATGATGATAGTTGATTATACACAGATTCAAATTGAAGATGaatgaaaaaacaaatttaaaaaatgaatgcaGAGTGATACCACCTAGGGAATATGCGTTGATGCCAtagaattaaaacaaaacaaaacaaaacaaaaatggatGAATTGAAGGGAATATGGCCAAAATTAAGGTGAACTTGTTAATAGTATTGGAAGATGGTGAGAAAAATAGGGTTAAATCATTAAATATGTTACTGACAGAAAcatgcattttattttattatttataaataaaaaaaagaagaagaaaaaacagaTATTATGAAAAACAATTGATGTTTAATGAAGATGTTGTTTTCATCAGAGAAACAAAGAAGGAAGATTGAAAAGAGCGTTATGAAATGAAGTTGTTGAAATTCTAGTAAGAAAATAACCTCACCAACCATAAGACTAAACATGCAAAggcaaaaagaaaaagaaaagcataGAGAAAGCTTGAATGCAATCGAACCACCCTAACCATCACTTTACCAAACCAAAACATGTGCAAAGTGGaccaaaaattaattcaatattgTTGATGTAAACATTTCCGATGAGAAAATATCTAATCAATAATCAATAATCagcagaataaataaaataaacatattatattataagaaattaaaaaaaatgaaaatgaaaaatagtgAGTAATTTAGAGGTTTAAATTTCAGATCAAAGACGTAACAAGATGCGGCAATCGAATTGAAGATAGAAAAATGAAATGCGGtaatatgaaaagaaaaaggGGGTTTAATTAGGAAAAAAAGGGGGGTATGGGGATTAGGGATCTGAATAGAGATAGAAAAGGACTGACTTGGAACCGGAACGGAGAGTGGAAGCCATGACAAATTTGGGAGATCTGAGACTGGCCATTTGAGGAAGAGAGAAGGTAGATGTTTGAGTTGGGAAAGGGTTTAGTCTGAGAGCCATTGCTGCGTGCGTGTTGTGTTGGATTCGATTGAATagagaaataaagaaagaaatggTTAATCACGGATTCACAGAGAGAGAGTGTATGCGGTGTGCTGTGTTGTGTTGTGATGTGTGAGGCAGAAAGAAGAATGAAAGGAAGGGAGAGCCACTTAATACATGTGTATGTGTTGTGATGTGTCTTTATTTACTACTTCCTCCTTTCCACCTCTCTTCCCCATACtcttttttattacttttttatcCCTTCACTTTGTTTTCttaaatgaaattaattctAGTTTAGCTCTGTTTATTTTCGACATTTTCCACCGTCCATACGTTATTACGTTACTTGCTCCGTCCTTTATATACAATCATCTTCCGAATCTTTTTATAAGATTTcacttttaattgcattcattatatttttttacttatttatatttaattatattataaatattacaataaaaatataaatcaatttaaattagtagaaaatttaaaaaaacaattaatttttttaattctcataATTTTGTCGAGGAGTTTTATATATATGGACTCAACTAGTATAGTGCAAAATTAAgatgattaaatttaataaatcattatAGATGATTGCGATTGAAACCAATTTAAGTGGTGTATAACCCTTTAAAAAAttgcatgattttttttttgttttaatctgagttttctaaaattttattaataattaagaaaaattattttatcattttatttacaataatcACATCCAACTATTTGATTTTtgcatttatataaaattattatacattGTCAAtgcaaaaaattatacaaatgtTCAATCATATCTTATTTTGCTCTTGTatgtttcatattattttttgaaatatcaaAACCTAAAAGATTACATCATATCTGGATGGTGATATATAATTGAATGTTTGTATACaacttatttatataatttatacataataattaaattttaaaaatattttttttaaagaatttaacaacaaaactcaaatattaaaaagaaaagtattttaaatttaaattgcactataatctataatatatcaaatgtcAGTACAATTATTCCTcgtatattttaataatttaagtaaaatagaaaatatacgACCTATTTTTTCGGTGCCTTTTAGCATTTTTACGACTAGACATGAAATATAATCTATTCATACTATATAGACATGCAATTTCCTTCATTACCCATTATGATATGAAGCCCTCTTTCTATATGATGACAGCAACGGAGAGTTGGGACCACAGATGTCAAAAATCTAGATTTAAGAACTTAATAAATACGAAAATTATTGTACACTATATTTagcaaaagaataaataaaattatacacTATATttagcaaataaataaataaaatcattgtACACAACCGCAATTTGTCAAGAAATATATATCTTTATACATATTTGTtaagtttgtaattttttataccTGGtcgttttaattaattatttgtatttatttatgattttattcaaTTCATACGTATTAAAACGCATTTCGTTTCTATTTATTTAGTAgcattaagaaataa
It includes:
- the LOC101507622 gene encoding (+)-neomenthol dehydrogenase isoform X1; translation: MEPEHYFPSAALCSTRWWSKETVAVVTGGNKGIGFAVVKRLAEVGVNVVLTARDKQKGEGALKRLREQLGVAASQIHFLLLDVSDPNSIKTFASSFKAKFGPTLDILVNNAGVSFNELDENSVGHAECVIKTNFYGPKFVIEALLPLFRSSSSSVTRILNVSSRLGSLNKMRNEEMKKCLENEELKEEEIEEMVKKFLRDVKNGTWKSEGWPSYWTDYAVSKLALNAYSKVLAKNNNNYKLGSNNLKMSVNCFCPGFTKTSMTKGKGTHTADQAASLAATLVLLPSHHLPTGKFFLLRNTNNLANSKL
- the LOC101507622 gene encoding (+)-neomenthol dehydrogenase isoform X2, which codes for MEPEHYFPSAALCSTRWWSKETVAVVTGGNKGIGFAVVKRLAEVGVNVVLTARDKQKGEGALKRLREQLGVAASQIHFLLLDVSDPNSIKTFASSFKAKFGPTLDILVNNAGVSFNELDENSVGHAECVIKTNFYGPKFVIEALLPLFRSSSSSVTRILNKMRNEEMKKCLENEELKEEEIEEMVKKFLRDVKNGTWKSEGWPSYWTDYAVSKLALNAYSKVLAKNNNNYKLGSNNLKMSVNCFCPGFTKTSMTKGKGTHTADQAASLAATLVLLPSHHLPTGKFFLLRNTNNLANSKL
- the LOC101507940 gene encoding stearoyl-[acyl-carrier-protein] 9-desaturase, chloroplastic encodes the protein MALRLNPFPTQTSTFSLPQMASLRSPKFVMASTLRSGSKEVESIKKPFTPPREVHVQVTHSMPPQKIEIFKSLEGWAEQTLLTHLKPVEKCWQPQDFLPDPSSDGFEEQVKELRERAKELPDDYFVVLVGDMITEEALPTYQTMLNTLDGVRDETGASPTPWAVWTRAWTAEENRHGDLLNKYLYLSGRVDMRQIEKTIQYLIGSGMDPRTENSPYLGFIYTSFQERATFISHGNTARLAKERGDMKLAQICGLIASDEKRHETAYTKIVEKLFEIDPDGTVMAFADMMRKKIAMPAHLMYDGRDDNLFDNYSAVAQRIGVYTAKDYADILEFLVGRWKVADITGLSGEGRKAQEYVCGLPPRIRRLEERALGRAKESSKLQFSWIHDREVLL